One window of the Egicoccus sp. AB-alg2 genome contains the following:
- a CDS encoding ArsA family ATPase codes for MTDLDEARRHSLAGALASAHILVTTGSGGVGKTTSAAALGLAAARAGRRTLVLTIDPARRLAQAMGLEELGDEPSRVHLDGAEPDDGELWAMMLDMQTTFDRLIDRHATSQEHARNIKQNRIYRTLSSTLSGTQEYMAMERLHELHETAEWDLLVVDTPPTRSALDFLDAPKRMTSFLEGRLLGLLMRPGMAAGKRVGRVVGFGATAFMKVAGRVTGMDLLDDLASFFRNFEGMYEGFKERAEQVRELLQQPSSAFVVVTSPEPPPLREAKFFLERLEQEGLHAAGVVVNRIRPEVPRDPSDGALGRALAAQGDDDEGRAVAGALHLLGDVRNLAGRQRRDVSAALYGVRVPALVEVPLLGRDVHDLEGLGAIADRLTA; via the coding sequence GTGACGGACCTGGACGAGGCCCGCAGACACTCGCTGGCCGGCGCGCTGGCCAGCGCCCACATCCTGGTCACCACCGGCTCGGGCGGCGTGGGCAAGACGACCAGCGCGGCCGCGCTGGGGTTGGCCGCGGCACGCGCCGGACGCCGCACGCTGGTGCTGACGATCGACCCGGCCCGTCGGCTGGCGCAGGCGATGGGGCTCGAAGAGCTCGGCGACGAGCCCTCGCGCGTCCACCTCGACGGCGCCGAGCCGGACGACGGCGAGCTGTGGGCGATGATGCTGGACATGCAGACCACGTTCGACCGGTTGATCGACCGTCACGCCACCAGCCAGGAGCACGCCCGCAACATCAAGCAGAACCGCATCTACCGCACCCTGTCGTCGACCCTGTCGGGCACGCAGGAGTACATGGCGATGGAGCGGCTGCACGAGCTGCACGAGACCGCCGAGTGGGACCTGCTGGTGGTCGACACCCCGCCGACACGCTCGGCGCTGGACTTCCTCGACGCCCCCAAGCGGATGACCTCGTTCCTCGAGGGCCGCCTGCTCGGCCTGCTGATGCGTCCCGGCATGGCGGCCGGCAAGCGGGTCGGCCGGGTCGTCGGGTTCGGCGCCACCGCCTTCATGAAGGTCGCGGGCCGGGTCACGGGCATGGACCTGCTGGACGACCTCGCCAGCTTCTTCCGCAACTTCGAGGGCATGTACGAGGGCTTCAAGGAACGCGCCGAACAGGTGCGCGAGCTGCTCCAGCAGCCCAGCAGCGCGTTCGTCGTCGTCACCTCGCCCGAGCCGCCCCCGCTGCGCGAGGCCAAGTTCTTCCTCGAACGGCTCGAGCAGGAGGGCCTTCACGCCGCCGGCGTCGTCGTCAACCGCATCCGCCCCGAGGTACCCCGCGACCCGTCGGACGGCGCGCTGGGGCGCGCCCTGGCGGCGCAGGGCGACGACGACGAGGGACGTGCGGTGGCCGGGGCGCTGCACCTGCTCGGCGACGTCCGCAACCTCGCCGGCCGGCAACGTCGCGACGTGTCGGCGGCGTTGTACGGCGTCCGGGTCCCGGCCCTGGTAGAGGTACCGCTGCTCGGCCGCGACGTGCATGATCTGGAGGGGCTGGGCGCCATCG